From the genome of Polyodon spathula isolate WHYD16114869_AA chromosome 14, ASM1765450v1, whole genome shotgun sequence, one region includes:
- the LOC121327047 gene encoding nexilin-like isoform X4 has translation MTDVAQKAEILLSSSKPVAKSYVPKLGQGDVKNKFEAMQKARAERSHRRSEDEQQRRREQYIREKEWNRRKQEIKELLASDDEEEVKPAKPEKSYVPKITGSVKGKFAEMEKQRQEGQKKRNNEERQRRLTQDLAEKKKIQRELAKKAEEIDDIIYTGCESEVKEGDDSLLIKVVPVKHSKSPGKIKVNFEDLEKAREEEEKQKIEVEKKKRYEEHRRSFREAKRRSVSEDSETQTKEVKEQNTPGKLKLTFEEIERERQKLRKQQAEEEAKRQLEEEKRAFEEAKRHMENNDEEEQGAQSVKEEFRPGKLKLSFEELERQRIAEERRKAEEESKRRIEEEKKAFAEARKSMVFDDDDEILAAILIKENVKPGKLSISFEELERQRREEEHRKTEEESRKRLEEEKRLFAEARKSIILDGDEQGLVKSDSQEALARGKLEINFEELLKQKEEAERRRTEEERKQKLKMEKQEFEQMRLEMEEDEVNDSIEVLSTEYEELIKLKRTGSIQAKNLKSKFEKMKQLTEEEIQKKIDEERTRRKAIDLEIKKREAERVQEEDEEDSGTQATRIDAPFKHKVDMQARFEQMSRAREEEDRKRIEAQKLLRMQFEQEEIDAALQKKKDEEEEEEGSIIYGSTYEDEEDHARSGAPWFKKPLKNQSVVDAEPVRFTVKINGEPKPEVTWWFEGEMLQDCEDYQYIERGETYCLYLPETFPEDEGEYMCKAVNSRGTAASTCILTIETDDY, from the exons ATGACTGACGTGGCACAAAAAGCAGAG ATCCTTCTTTCTTCTTCCAAACCTGTTGCAAAAAGCTACGTGCCCAAACTGGGCCAGGGGGATGTAAAGAATAAGTTTGAAGCCATGCAGAAAGCAAGGGCAGAGCGAAGTCATAGAAGAAGTGAGGATGAACAGCAAAGAAGGAGGGAACAGTACATCAGAGAGAAAGAGTGGAACAGGCGAAAGCAGGAG ATTAAAGAACTTCTTGCCTCTGATGATGAAGAAGAGGTTAAGCCGGCAAAACCAGAAAAAAGCTACGTGCCAAAGATAACAG GAAGTGTAAAGGGTAAATTTGCAGAGATGGAGAAGCAAAGACAAGAGGgacagaaaaagagaaataatgaGGAAAGACAGAGGCGCCTCACACAAGATTTAGCAGAAAAGAAGAAGATTCAACGAGAGCTGGCCAAGAAAGCTGAGGAG ATTGATGACATTATATATACTGGATGTGAATCAGAAGTAAAG GAAGGCGACGATTCACTTCTCATCAAAGTAGTTCCAGTAAAACATTCAAAATCCCCTGGCAAGATTAAAGTCAACTTTGAAGATCTGGAAAAAGCGAGAGAAGAGGAAGAGAAGCAGAAAATTGAGGTGGAGAAGAAGAAAAGATATGAAGAGCACAGGCGTTCCTTCCGTGAAGCTAAACGTCGCTCCGTCTCG GAGGACAGTGAAACGCAAACCAAAGAAGTGAAGGAACAGAACACTCCCGGGAAGCTGAAGCTGACGTTTGAGGAGATTGAAAGGGAAAGGCAGAAGCTGAGGAAGCAGCAGGCCGAGGAGGAAGCAAAGCGGCAGCTGGAGGAGGAAAAGCGCGCCTTTGAGGAAGCAAAACGTCACATG GAAAACAATGACGAGGAAGAACAAGGAGCCCAGTCTGTGAAAGAAGAGTTCCGCCCCGGCAAACTGAAACTTAGCTTTGAGGAGCTGGAACGGCAAAGAATAGCGGAAGAAAGGAGAAAAGCAGAAGAAGAATCTAAAAGGCGTATTGAAGAAGAAAAGAAAGCGTTCGCCGAAGCCAGAAAAAGCATG GTCTTTGATGACGATGACGAAATTCTTGCTGCGATTCTTATCAAAGAAAATGTCAAACCAGGGAAACTAAGTATCAGTTTTGAAGAACTGGAAAGGCAGCGGCGTGAGGAAGAGCATCGGAAAACAGAGGAAGAATCCAGAAAAAGGCTTGAGGAAGAAAAAAGGCTGTTTGCAGAAGCCAGGAAGAGCATA ATACTAGATGGAGACGAACAAGGACTTGTGAAAAGTGATTCTCAAGAAGCACTCGCGCGAGGGAAACTGGAAATTAATTTCGAAGAGCTGCTGAAACAAAAGGAAGAAGCAGAACGAAGACGTACAGAGGAGGAGcgcaagcaaaaactgaaaatggaAAAGCAAGAGTTTGAGCAAATGCGACTAGAAATGGAAGAG GATGAAGTAAATGACAGCATTGAAGTTTTAAGTACCGAGTATGAAGAATTGATTAAGCTAAAGAGAACTGGCTCAATTCAAGCTAAGAACTTGAAGTCCAAGTTTGAAAAGATGAAACAACTCACAGAAGAGGAAATTCAGAAGAAAATTGATGAAGAGAGGACCAGGAGAAAAGCCATCGATCTTGAAATCAAGAAGAGGGAAGCTGAAAGAGTTCAAGAG GAAGATGAAGAGGACAGCGGAACTCAAGCTACCAGAATTGATGCTCCTTTTAAACACAAAGTGGACATGCAGGCTCGGTTTGAGCAGATGTCCAgggccagagaggaggaggacagAAAGAGAATTGAGGCACAGAAATTGCTACGAATGCAGTTTGAACAAGAAGAAATTGACGCAGCATTGCAAAAG AAAAAAgacgaggaggaagaggaagagggaaGCATCATTTATGGGTCAACATATGAAGATGAAGAGGATCATGCAAGATCTGGGGCTCCATGGTTCAAGAAGCCTCTTAAAAACCAGTCAGTGGTTGATGCGGAACCAGTTCGATTTACAGTGAAAATCAATGGAGAACCAAAGCCGGAAGTGACCTGGTGGTTTGAAGGGGAAATGCTGCAGGACTGCGAGGACTATCAGTATATTGAGAGAGGAGAAACATACTGCCTTTACCTCCCTGAGACCTTCCCTGAAGATGAAGGAGAATACATGTGCAAAGCAGTGAACAGCCGTGGCACAGCAGCTAGCACTTGCATTCTCACTATTGAAA CTGATGACTACTGA
- the LOC121327047 gene encoding nexilin-like isoform X5, with the protein MTDVAQKAEILLSSSKPVAKSYVPKLGQGDVKNKFEAMQKARAERSHRRSEDEQQRRREQYIREKEWNRRKQEIKELLASDDEEEVKPAKPEKSYVPKITGSVKGKFAEMEKQRQEGQKKRNNEERQRRLTQDLAEKKKIQRELAKKAEEEGDDSLLIKVVPVKHSKSPGKIKVNFEDLEKAREEEEKQKIEVEKKKRYEEHRRSFREAKRRSVSEDSETQTKEVKEQNTPGKLKLTFEEIERERQKLRKQQAEEEAKRQLEEEKRAFEEAKRHMENNDEEEQGAQSVKEEFRPGKLKLSFEELERQRIAEERRKAEEESKRRIEEEKKAFAEARKSMVFDDDDEILAAILIKENVKPGKLSISFEELERQRREEEHRKTEEESRKRLEEEKRLFAEARKSIILDGDEQGLVKSDSQEALARGKLEINFEELLKQKEEAERRRTEEERKQKLKMEKQEFEQMRLEMEEDEVNDSIEVLSTEYEELIKLKRTGSIQAKNLKSKFEKMKQLTEEEIQKKIDEERTRRKAIDLEIKKREAERVQEEDEEDSGTQATRIDAPFKHKVDMQARFEQMSRAREEEDRKRIEAQKLLRMQFEQEEIDAALQKKKDEEEEEEGSIIYGSTYEDEEDHARSGAPWFKKPLKNQSVVDAEPVRFTVKINGEPKPEVTWWFEGEMLQDCEDYQYIERGETYCLYLPETFPEDEGEYMCKAVNSRGTAASTCILTIETDDY; encoded by the exons ATGACTGACGTGGCACAAAAAGCAGAG ATCCTTCTTTCTTCTTCCAAACCTGTTGCAAAAAGCTACGTGCCCAAACTGGGCCAGGGGGATGTAAAGAATAAGTTTGAAGCCATGCAGAAAGCAAGGGCAGAGCGAAGTCATAGAAGAAGTGAGGATGAACAGCAAAGAAGGAGGGAACAGTACATCAGAGAGAAAGAGTGGAACAGGCGAAAGCAGGAG ATTAAAGAACTTCTTGCCTCTGATGATGAAGAAGAGGTTAAGCCGGCAAAACCAGAAAAAAGCTACGTGCCAAAGATAACAG GAAGTGTAAAGGGTAAATTTGCAGAGATGGAGAAGCAAAGACAAGAGGgacagaaaaagagaaataatgaGGAAAGACAGAGGCGCCTCACACAAGATTTAGCAGAAAAGAAGAAGATTCAACGAGAGCTGGCCAAGAAAGCTGAGGAG GAAGGCGACGATTCACTTCTCATCAAAGTAGTTCCAGTAAAACATTCAAAATCCCCTGGCAAGATTAAAGTCAACTTTGAAGATCTGGAAAAAGCGAGAGAAGAGGAAGAGAAGCAGAAAATTGAGGTGGAGAAGAAGAAAAGATATGAAGAGCACAGGCGTTCCTTCCGTGAAGCTAAACGTCGCTCCGTCTCG GAGGACAGTGAAACGCAAACCAAAGAAGTGAAGGAACAGAACACTCCCGGGAAGCTGAAGCTGACGTTTGAGGAGATTGAAAGGGAAAGGCAGAAGCTGAGGAAGCAGCAGGCCGAGGAGGAAGCAAAGCGGCAGCTGGAGGAGGAAAAGCGCGCCTTTGAGGAAGCAAAACGTCACATG GAAAACAATGACGAGGAAGAACAAGGAGCCCAGTCTGTGAAAGAAGAGTTCCGCCCCGGCAAACTGAAACTTAGCTTTGAGGAGCTGGAACGGCAAAGAATAGCGGAAGAAAGGAGAAAAGCAGAAGAAGAATCTAAAAGGCGTATTGAAGAAGAAAAGAAAGCGTTCGCCGAAGCCAGAAAAAGCATG GTCTTTGATGACGATGACGAAATTCTTGCTGCGATTCTTATCAAAGAAAATGTCAAACCAGGGAAACTAAGTATCAGTTTTGAAGAACTGGAAAGGCAGCGGCGTGAGGAAGAGCATCGGAAAACAGAGGAAGAATCCAGAAAAAGGCTTGAGGAAGAAAAAAGGCTGTTTGCAGAAGCCAGGAAGAGCATA ATACTAGATGGAGACGAACAAGGACTTGTGAAAAGTGATTCTCAAGAAGCACTCGCGCGAGGGAAACTGGAAATTAATTTCGAAGAGCTGCTGAAACAAAAGGAAGAAGCAGAACGAAGACGTACAGAGGAGGAGcgcaagcaaaaactgaaaatggaAAAGCAAGAGTTTGAGCAAATGCGACTAGAAATGGAAGAG GATGAAGTAAATGACAGCATTGAAGTTTTAAGTACCGAGTATGAAGAATTGATTAAGCTAAAGAGAACTGGCTCAATTCAAGCTAAGAACTTGAAGTCCAAGTTTGAAAAGATGAAACAACTCACAGAAGAGGAAATTCAGAAGAAAATTGATGAAGAGAGGACCAGGAGAAAAGCCATCGATCTTGAAATCAAGAAGAGGGAAGCTGAAAGAGTTCAAGAG GAAGATGAAGAGGACAGCGGAACTCAAGCTACCAGAATTGATGCTCCTTTTAAACACAAAGTGGACATGCAGGCTCGGTTTGAGCAGATGTCCAgggccagagaggaggaggacagAAAGAGAATTGAGGCACAGAAATTGCTACGAATGCAGTTTGAACAAGAAGAAATTGACGCAGCATTGCAAAAG AAAAAAgacgaggaggaagaggaagagggaaGCATCATTTATGGGTCAACATATGAAGATGAAGAGGATCATGCAAGATCTGGGGCTCCATGGTTCAAGAAGCCTCTTAAAAACCAGTCAGTGGTTGATGCGGAACCAGTTCGATTTACAGTGAAAATCAATGGAGAACCAAAGCCGGAAGTGACCTGGTGGTTTGAAGGGGAAATGCTGCAGGACTGCGAGGACTATCAGTATATTGAGAGAGGAGAAACATACTGCCTTTACCTCCCTGAGACCTTCCCTGAAGATGAAGGAGAATACATGTGCAAAGCAGTGAACAGCCGTGGCACAGCAGCTAGCACTTGCATTCTCACTATTGAAA CTGATGACTACTGA
- the LOC121327047 gene encoding nexilin-like isoform X6: protein MTDVAQKAEIKELLASDDEEEVKPAKPEKSYVPKITGSVKGKFAEMEKQRQEGQKKRNNEERQRRLTQDLAEKKKIQRELAKKAEEIDDIIYTGCESEVKEGDDSLLIKVVPVKHSKSPGKIKVNFEDLEKAREEEEKQKIEVEKKKRYEEHRRSFREAKRRSVSEDSETQTKEVKEQNTPGKLKLTFEEIERERQKLRKQQAEEEAKRQLEEEKRAFEEAKRHMENNDEEEQGAQSVKEEFRPGKLKLSFEELERQRIAEERRKAEEESKRRIEEEKKAFAEARKSMVFDDDDEILAAILIKENVKPGKLSISFEELERQRREEEHRKTEEESRKRLEEEKRLFAEARKSISPGQDQENSVMKNCGDEILDGDEQGLVKSDSQEALARGKLEINFEELLKQKEEAERRRTEEERKQKLKMEKQEFEQMRLEMEEDEVNDSIEVLSTEYEELIKLKRTGSIQAKNLKSKFEKMKQLTEEEIQKKIDEERTRRKAIDLEIKKREAERVQEEDEEDSGTQATRIDAPFKHKVDMQARFEQMSRAREEEDRKRIEAQKLLRMQFEQEEIDAALQKKKDEEEEEEGSIIYGSTYEDEEDHARSGAPWFKKPLKNQSVVDAEPVRFTVKINGEPKPEVTWWFEGEMLQDCEDYQYIERGETYCLYLPETFPEDEGEYMCKAVNSRGTAASTCILTIETDDY from the exons ATGACTGACGTGGCACAAAAAGCAGAG ATTAAAGAACTTCTTGCCTCTGATGATGAAGAAGAGGTTAAGCCGGCAAAACCAGAAAAAAGCTACGTGCCAAAGATAACAG GAAGTGTAAAGGGTAAATTTGCAGAGATGGAGAAGCAAAGACAAGAGGgacagaaaaagagaaataatgaGGAAAGACAGAGGCGCCTCACACAAGATTTAGCAGAAAAGAAGAAGATTCAACGAGAGCTGGCCAAGAAAGCTGAGGAG ATTGATGACATTATATATACTGGATGTGAATCAGAAGTAAAG GAAGGCGACGATTCACTTCTCATCAAAGTAGTTCCAGTAAAACATTCAAAATCCCCTGGCAAGATTAAAGTCAACTTTGAAGATCTGGAAAAAGCGAGAGAAGAGGAAGAGAAGCAGAAAATTGAGGTGGAGAAGAAGAAAAGATATGAAGAGCACAGGCGTTCCTTCCGTGAAGCTAAACGTCGCTCCGTCTCG GAGGACAGTGAAACGCAAACCAAAGAAGTGAAGGAACAGAACACTCCCGGGAAGCTGAAGCTGACGTTTGAGGAGATTGAAAGGGAAAGGCAGAAGCTGAGGAAGCAGCAGGCCGAGGAGGAAGCAAAGCGGCAGCTGGAGGAGGAAAAGCGCGCCTTTGAGGAAGCAAAACGTCACATG GAAAACAATGACGAGGAAGAACAAGGAGCCCAGTCTGTGAAAGAAGAGTTCCGCCCCGGCAAACTGAAACTTAGCTTTGAGGAGCTGGAACGGCAAAGAATAGCGGAAGAAAGGAGAAAAGCAGAAGAAGAATCTAAAAGGCGTATTGAAGAAGAAAAGAAAGCGTTCGCCGAAGCCAGAAAAAGCATG GTCTTTGATGACGATGACGAAATTCTTGCTGCGATTCTTATCAAAGAAAATGTCAAACCAGGGAAACTAAGTATCAGTTTTGAAGAACTGGAAAGGCAGCGGCGTGAGGAAGAGCATCGGAAAACAGAGGAAGAATCCAGAAAAAGGCTTGAGGAAGAAAAAAGGCTGTTTGCAGAAGCCAGGAAGAGCATA AGTCCAGGCCAGGATCAGGAAAATTCAGTCATGAAGAATTGTGGAGATGAA ATACTAGATGGAGACGAACAAGGACTTGTGAAAAGTGATTCTCAAGAAGCACTCGCGCGAGGGAAACTGGAAATTAATTTCGAAGAGCTGCTGAAACAAAAGGAAGAAGCAGAACGAAGACGTACAGAGGAGGAGcgcaagcaaaaactgaaaatggaAAAGCAAGAGTTTGAGCAAATGCGACTAGAAATGGAAGAG GATGAAGTAAATGACAGCATTGAAGTTTTAAGTACCGAGTATGAAGAATTGATTAAGCTAAAGAGAACTGGCTCAATTCAAGCTAAGAACTTGAAGTCCAAGTTTGAAAAGATGAAACAACTCACAGAAGAGGAAATTCAGAAGAAAATTGATGAAGAGAGGACCAGGAGAAAAGCCATCGATCTTGAAATCAAGAAGAGGGAAGCTGAAAGAGTTCAAGAG GAAGATGAAGAGGACAGCGGAACTCAAGCTACCAGAATTGATGCTCCTTTTAAACACAAAGTGGACATGCAGGCTCGGTTTGAGCAGATGTCCAgggccagagaggaggaggacagAAAGAGAATTGAGGCACAGAAATTGCTACGAATGCAGTTTGAACAAGAAGAAATTGACGCAGCATTGCAAAAG AAAAAAgacgaggaggaagaggaagagggaaGCATCATTTATGGGTCAACATATGAAGATGAAGAGGATCATGCAAGATCTGGGGCTCCATGGTTCAAGAAGCCTCTTAAAAACCAGTCAGTGGTTGATGCGGAACCAGTTCGATTTACAGTGAAAATCAATGGAGAACCAAAGCCGGAAGTGACCTGGTGGTTTGAAGGGGAAATGCTGCAGGACTGCGAGGACTATCAGTATATTGAGAGAGGAGAAACATACTGCCTTTACCTCCCTGAGACCTTCCCTGAAGATGAAGGAGAATACATGTGCAAAGCAGTGAACAGCCGTGGCACAGCAGCTAGCACTTGCATTCTCACTATTGAAA CTGATGACTACTGA
- the LOC121327047 gene encoding nexilin-like isoform X1: protein MTDVAQKAEILLSSSKPVAKSYVPKLGQGDVKNKFEAMQKARAERSHRRSEDEQQRRREQYIREKEWNRRKQEIKELLASDDEEEVKPAKPEKSYVPKITGSVKGKFAEMEKQRQEGQKKRNNEERQRRLTQDLAEKKKIQRELAKKAEEIDDIIYTGCESEVKEGDDSLLIKVVPVKHSKSPGKIKVNFEDLEKAREEEEKQKIEVEKKKRYEEHRRSFREAKRRSVSEDSETQTKEVKEQNTPGKLKLTFEEIERERQKLRKQQAEEEAKRQLEEEKRAFEEAKRHMENNDEEEQGAQSVKEEFRPGKLKLSFEELERQRIAEERRKAEEESKRRIEEEKKAFAEARKSMVFDDDDEILAAILIKENVKPGKLSISFEELERQRREEEHRKTEEESRKRLEEEKRLFAEARKSISPGQDQENSVMKNCGDEILDGDEQGLVKSDSQEALARGKLEINFEELLKQKEEAERRRTEEERKQKLKMEKQEFEQMRLEMEEDEVNDSIEVLSTEYEELIKLKRTGSIQAKNLKSKFEKMKQLTEEEIQKKIDEERTRRKAIDLEIKKREAERVQEEDEEDSGTQATRIDAPFKHKVDMQARFEQMSRAREEEDRKRIEAQKLLRMQFEQEEIDAALQKKKDEEEEEEGSIIYGSTYEDEEDHARSGAPWFKKPLKNQSVVDAEPVRFTVKINGEPKPEVTWWFEGEMLQDCEDYQYIERGETYCLYLPETFPEDEGEYMCKAVNSRGTAASTCILTIETDDY, encoded by the exons ATGACTGACGTGGCACAAAAAGCAGAG ATCCTTCTTTCTTCTTCCAAACCTGTTGCAAAAAGCTACGTGCCCAAACTGGGCCAGGGGGATGTAAAGAATAAGTTTGAAGCCATGCAGAAAGCAAGGGCAGAGCGAAGTCATAGAAGAAGTGAGGATGAACAGCAAAGAAGGAGGGAACAGTACATCAGAGAGAAAGAGTGGAACAGGCGAAAGCAGGAG ATTAAAGAACTTCTTGCCTCTGATGATGAAGAAGAGGTTAAGCCGGCAAAACCAGAAAAAAGCTACGTGCCAAAGATAACAG GAAGTGTAAAGGGTAAATTTGCAGAGATGGAGAAGCAAAGACAAGAGGgacagaaaaagagaaataatgaGGAAAGACAGAGGCGCCTCACACAAGATTTAGCAGAAAAGAAGAAGATTCAACGAGAGCTGGCCAAGAAAGCTGAGGAG ATTGATGACATTATATATACTGGATGTGAATCAGAAGTAAAG GAAGGCGACGATTCACTTCTCATCAAAGTAGTTCCAGTAAAACATTCAAAATCCCCTGGCAAGATTAAAGTCAACTTTGAAGATCTGGAAAAAGCGAGAGAAGAGGAAGAGAAGCAGAAAATTGAGGTGGAGAAGAAGAAAAGATATGAAGAGCACAGGCGTTCCTTCCGTGAAGCTAAACGTCGCTCCGTCTCG GAGGACAGTGAAACGCAAACCAAAGAAGTGAAGGAACAGAACACTCCCGGGAAGCTGAAGCTGACGTTTGAGGAGATTGAAAGGGAAAGGCAGAAGCTGAGGAAGCAGCAGGCCGAGGAGGAAGCAAAGCGGCAGCTGGAGGAGGAAAAGCGCGCCTTTGAGGAAGCAAAACGTCACATG GAAAACAATGACGAGGAAGAACAAGGAGCCCAGTCTGTGAAAGAAGAGTTCCGCCCCGGCAAACTGAAACTTAGCTTTGAGGAGCTGGAACGGCAAAGAATAGCGGAAGAAAGGAGAAAAGCAGAAGAAGAATCTAAAAGGCGTATTGAAGAAGAAAAGAAAGCGTTCGCCGAAGCCAGAAAAAGCATG GTCTTTGATGACGATGACGAAATTCTTGCTGCGATTCTTATCAAAGAAAATGTCAAACCAGGGAAACTAAGTATCAGTTTTGAAGAACTGGAAAGGCAGCGGCGTGAGGAAGAGCATCGGAAAACAGAGGAAGAATCCAGAAAAAGGCTTGAGGAAGAAAAAAGGCTGTTTGCAGAAGCCAGGAAGAGCATA AGTCCAGGCCAGGATCAGGAAAATTCAGTCATGAAGAATTGTGGAGATGAA ATACTAGATGGAGACGAACAAGGACTTGTGAAAAGTGATTCTCAAGAAGCACTCGCGCGAGGGAAACTGGAAATTAATTTCGAAGAGCTGCTGAAACAAAAGGAAGAAGCAGAACGAAGACGTACAGAGGAGGAGcgcaagcaaaaactgaaaatggaAAAGCAAGAGTTTGAGCAAATGCGACTAGAAATGGAAGAG GATGAAGTAAATGACAGCATTGAAGTTTTAAGTACCGAGTATGAAGAATTGATTAAGCTAAAGAGAACTGGCTCAATTCAAGCTAAGAACTTGAAGTCCAAGTTTGAAAAGATGAAACAACTCACAGAAGAGGAAATTCAGAAGAAAATTGATGAAGAGAGGACCAGGAGAAAAGCCATCGATCTTGAAATCAAGAAGAGGGAAGCTGAAAGAGTTCAAGAG GAAGATGAAGAGGACAGCGGAACTCAAGCTACCAGAATTGATGCTCCTTTTAAACACAAAGTGGACATGCAGGCTCGGTTTGAGCAGATGTCCAgggccagagaggaggaggacagAAAGAGAATTGAGGCACAGAAATTGCTACGAATGCAGTTTGAACAAGAAGAAATTGACGCAGCATTGCAAAAG AAAAAAgacgaggaggaagaggaagagggaaGCATCATTTATGGGTCAACATATGAAGATGAAGAGGATCATGCAAGATCTGGGGCTCCATGGTTCAAGAAGCCTCTTAAAAACCAGTCAGTGGTTGATGCGGAACCAGTTCGATTTACAGTGAAAATCAATGGAGAACCAAAGCCGGAAGTGACCTGGTGGTTTGAAGGGGAAATGCTGCAGGACTGCGAGGACTATCAGTATATTGAGAGAGGAGAAACATACTGCCTTTACCTCCCTGAGACCTTCCCTGAAGATGAAGGAGAATACATGTGCAAAGCAGTGAACAGCCGTGGCACAGCAGCTAGCACTTGCATTCTCACTATTGAAA CTGATGACTACTGA
- the LOC121327047 gene encoding nexilin-like isoform X3 — translation MTDVAQKAEILLSSSKPVAKSYVPKLGQGDVKNKFEAMQKARAERSHRRSEDEQQRRREQYIREKEWNRRKQEIKELLASDDEEEVKPAKPEKSYVPKITGSVKGKFAEMEKQRQEGQKKRNNEERQRRLTQDLAEKKKIQRELAKKAEEEGDDSLLIKVVPVKHSKSPGKIKVNFEDLEKAREEEEKQKIEVEKKKRYEEHRRSFREAKRRSVSEDSETQTKEVKEQNTPGKLKLTFEEIERERQKLRKQQAEEEAKRQLEEEKRAFEEAKRHMENNDEEEQGAQSVKEEFRPGKLKLSFEELERQRIAEERRKAEEESKRRIEEEKKAFAEARKSMVFDDDDEILAAILIKENVKPGKLSISFEELERQRREEEHRKTEEESRKRLEEEKRLFAEARKSISPGQDQENSVMKNCGDEILDGDEQGLVKSDSQEALARGKLEINFEELLKQKEEAERRRTEEERKQKLKMEKQEFEQMRLEMEEDEVNDSIEVLSTEYEELIKLKRTGSIQAKNLKSKFEKMKQLTEEEIQKKIDEERTRRKAIDLEIKKREAERVQEEDEEDSGTQATRIDAPFKHKVDMQARFEQMSRAREEEDRKRIEAQKLLRMQFEQEEIDAALQKKKDEEEEEEGSIIYGSTYEDEEDHARSGAPWFKKPLKNQSVVDAEPVRFTVKINGEPKPEVTWWFEGEMLQDCEDYQYIERGETYCLYLPETFPEDEGEYMCKAVNSRGTAASTCILTIETDDY, via the exons ATGACTGACGTGGCACAAAAAGCAGAG ATCCTTCTTTCTTCTTCCAAACCTGTTGCAAAAAGCTACGTGCCCAAACTGGGCCAGGGGGATGTAAAGAATAAGTTTGAAGCCATGCAGAAAGCAAGGGCAGAGCGAAGTCATAGAAGAAGTGAGGATGAACAGCAAAGAAGGAGGGAACAGTACATCAGAGAGAAAGAGTGGAACAGGCGAAAGCAGGAG ATTAAAGAACTTCTTGCCTCTGATGATGAAGAAGAGGTTAAGCCGGCAAAACCAGAAAAAAGCTACGTGCCAAAGATAACAG GAAGTGTAAAGGGTAAATTTGCAGAGATGGAGAAGCAAAGACAAGAGGgacagaaaaagagaaataatgaGGAAAGACAGAGGCGCCTCACACAAGATTTAGCAGAAAAGAAGAAGATTCAACGAGAGCTGGCCAAGAAAGCTGAGGAG GAAGGCGACGATTCACTTCTCATCAAAGTAGTTCCAGTAAAACATTCAAAATCCCCTGGCAAGATTAAAGTCAACTTTGAAGATCTGGAAAAAGCGAGAGAAGAGGAAGAGAAGCAGAAAATTGAGGTGGAGAAGAAGAAAAGATATGAAGAGCACAGGCGTTCCTTCCGTGAAGCTAAACGTCGCTCCGTCTCG GAGGACAGTGAAACGCAAACCAAAGAAGTGAAGGAACAGAACACTCCCGGGAAGCTGAAGCTGACGTTTGAGGAGATTGAAAGGGAAAGGCAGAAGCTGAGGAAGCAGCAGGCCGAGGAGGAAGCAAAGCGGCAGCTGGAGGAGGAAAAGCGCGCCTTTGAGGAAGCAAAACGTCACATG GAAAACAATGACGAGGAAGAACAAGGAGCCCAGTCTGTGAAAGAAGAGTTCCGCCCCGGCAAACTGAAACTTAGCTTTGAGGAGCTGGAACGGCAAAGAATAGCGGAAGAAAGGAGAAAAGCAGAAGAAGAATCTAAAAGGCGTATTGAAGAAGAAAAGAAAGCGTTCGCCGAAGCCAGAAAAAGCATG GTCTTTGATGACGATGACGAAATTCTTGCTGCGATTCTTATCAAAGAAAATGTCAAACCAGGGAAACTAAGTATCAGTTTTGAAGAACTGGAAAGGCAGCGGCGTGAGGAAGAGCATCGGAAAACAGAGGAAGAATCCAGAAAAAGGCTTGAGGAAGAAAAAAGGCTGTTTGCAGAAGCCAGGAAGAGCATA AGTCCAGGCCAGGATCAGGAAAATTCAGTCATGAAGAATTGTGGAGATGAA ATACTAGATGGAGACGAACAAGGACTTGTGAAAAGTGATTCTCAAGAAGCACTCGCGCGAGGGAAACTGGAAATTAATTTCGAAGAGCTGCTGAAACAAAAGGAAGAAGCAGAACGAAGACGTACAGAGGAGGAGcgcaagcaaaaactgaaaatggaAAAGCAAGAGTTTGAGCAAATGCGACTAGAAATGGAAGAG GATGAAGTAAATGACAGCATTGAAGTTTTAAGTACCGAGTATGAAGAATTGATTAAGCTAAAGAGAACTGGCTCAATTCAAGCTAAGAACTTGAAGTCCAAGTTTGAAAAGATGAAACAACTCACAGAAGAGGAAATTCAGAAGAAAATTGATGAAGAGAGGACCAGGAGAAAAGCCATCGATCTTGAAATCAAGAAGAGGGAAGCTGAAAGAGTTCAAGAG GAAGATGAAGAGGACAGCGGAACTCAAGCTACCAGAATTGATGCTCCTTTTAAACACAAAGTGGACATGCAGGCTCGGTTTGAGCAGATGTCCAgggccagagaggaggaggacagAAAGAGAATTGAGGCACAGAAATTGCTACGAATGCAGTTTGAACAAGAAGAAATTGACGCAGCATTGCAAAAG AAAAAAgacgaggaggaagaggaagagggaaGCATCATTTATGGGTCAACATATGAAGATGAAGAGGATCATGCAAGATCTGGGGCTCCATGGTTCAAGAAGCCTCTTAAAAACCAGTCAGTGGTTGATGCGGAACCAGTTCGATTTACAGTGAAAATCAATGGAGAACCAAAGCCGGAAGTGACCTGGTGGTTTGAAGGGGAAATGCTGCAGGACTGCGAGGACTATCAGTATATTGAGAGAGGAGAAACATACTGCCTTTACCTCCCTGAGACCTTCCCTGAAGATGAAGGAGAATACATGTGCAAAGCAGTGAACAGCCGTGGCACAGCAGCTAGCACTTGCATTCTCACTATTGAAA CTGATGACTACTGA